The proteins below come from a single Antennarius striatus isolate MH-2024 chromosome 18, ASM4005453v1, whole genome shotgun sequence genomic window:
- the slc22a13a gene encoding solute carrier family 22 member 13, producing MAEFGEILRSVGEFGLFQKVLLFALCFPNAILSFHFASVFFVQSDPDRHCDTDWILRAAPALTPEEQLNLTLPRDEGGAFSRCLMFAPVDWDIEAIRDYGLNETTVCRDGWVYRDTLYHHTIVTTFHLVCDRAGLLQVAQAVLMGGNLVGCLLFGPFAESFGRKRATQVPVFLMAIFAAATGLAPNFYVYLASQFLVGIGYGGYRLNSVILATEWIGTCRRSWGACGTQLFGALGLSVLAGLVYAIRDWRQAQFTTAAIFAVISVYIWFVPESARWLMSRGRSQEANQLILKVAAINRRDVPESLLDTVVEKPEEKLGIAVLLQSPLLRKYFFTVLLAWFSLNVAYFSLSFNVANFGLDVFLTQLVFGLSEVPAHLVSVWLLEVLGRKVSVMATLLVGGLLCLLILAVPEGNAVAVTTLVTFGRIFTNWAGSICNVYMQELFPTSFRQTASGLGSIACRAGGLVSPLLNMLAFYHRSIPTIVFSSLTMASGALCFLLPETGRKELPDSIEEAEGNREKMKERGDSRMAPMSCTRL from the exons atGGCTGAGTTTGGAGAGATCCTGCGGAGCGTGGGGGAGTTTGGGTTGTTCCAGAAGGTCCTCCTCTTCGCCCTCTGCTTCCCCAACGCCATCCTGTCCTTCCACTTCGCCAGCGTGTTCTTCGTCCAATCGGATCCGGATCGGCACTGCGACACGGACTGGATCCTGCGGGCCGCCCCCGCCCTGACGCcggaggagcagctgaaccTGACGCTGCCCCGGGACGAGGGTGGGGCCTTCAGCAGGTGTCTGATGTTCGCCCCGGTGGACTGGGACATCGAGGCCATCCGGGACTACGGCCTAAACGAGACCACTGTCTGCCGGGACGGGTGGGTGTACCGGGACACCCTGTACCACCACACCATCGTCACCACC TTCCACCTGGTGTGTGACCGGGCGGGGCTGCTGCAGGTGGCCCAGGCAGTGCTGATGGGGGGCAACCTGGTGGGCTGCCTCCTGTTCGGACCCTTTGCTGAATC GTTCGGTCGCAAACGCGCCACTCAGGTTCCCGTTTTCTTGATGGCCATCTTTGCGGCGGCGACGGGTTTAGCGCCCAACTTCTACGTCTACCTGGCGTCCCAGTTCCTGGTGGGCATCGGCTACGGGGGCTACCGGCTGAACAGCGTCATCCTGG CCACTGAGTGGATCGGGACGTGCCGGCGCTCCTGGGGGGCATGTGGGACGCAGCTGTTCGGGGCGCTGGGCCTGAGCGTCCTGGCGGGTCTGGTCTACGCCATCAGAGACTGGCGCCAGGCGCAGTTCACCACCGCCGCCATATTCGCCGTCATCTCTGTCTACATCTG GTTCGTCCCCGAGTCCGCCCGCTGGCTGATgagcagggggcggagccaggaggCCAATCAGCTGATCCTTAAAGTGGCAGCCATCAACAGACGGGACGTTCCCGAGTCTCTGCTGGACACt GTGGTGGAGAAGCCGGAGGAGAAGCTGGGCATCGCGGTTCTGCTCCAGTCGCCGCTGCTCAGGAAGTACTTCTTCACCGTTCTGCTGGCGTG gtTCTCCCTGAACGTGGCCTACTTCAGCCTGTCGTTCAACGTGGCCAACTTTGGGCTGGACGTCTTCCTGACGCAGCTGGTGTTCGGCCTGAGCGAGGTACCGGCGCACCTGGTCTCCGTCTGGCTGCTGGAGGTTCTGGGCAGGAAGGTGTCCGTCATGGCCACCCTGCTGGTGGGGGGGCTCCTGTGCCTGTTGATCCTGGCCGTTCCTGAAG GGAATGCTGTTGCCGTGACGACGTTGGTAACCTTTGGACGTATCTTTACAAACTGGGCGGGGTCCATTTGTAACGTCTACATGCAGGAGCTGTTCCCCACGTCGTTCAG ACAAACGGCGTCCGGTTTGGGCTCCATCGCCTGCCGCGCCGGCGGTCTGGTGTCGCCGCTGCTCAACATGCTGGCGTTCTACCACCGCTCCATCCCCACCATCGTCTTCAGCAGCCTGACCATGGCCAGCGGCGCCCtgtgcttcctgcttcctgagACCGGCAGGAAGGAGCTCCCTGACTCCATCGAAGAGGCCGAAGGCAACAG agaaaagatgaaagaaagggGAGACTCCAGGATGGCGCCGATGTCTTGCACCAGGCTGTAA